The following are encoded together in the Streptomyces sp. NBC_00358 genome:
- a CDS encoding acyl-CoA dehydrogenase family protein, with protein sequence MDLTRSPADEAFRAEARAWLVAHVPAVPLPSLETAEGFAAHRGWEAELAADRWSVVSWPSAYGGRDADLMRWLAFEEEYHAAGAPGRVGQNGVSLLAPTLFDHGTPEQRARVLPPMATGEVVWAQAWSEPEAGSDLASLTSRAVRADGGWRLSGQKTWSSRAAFADRAFGLFRSEPGPAKPQQGLTYLMFDLLAPGVTVRPIGRLDGKPAFAELFLDEVFVPDEDVIGEPGQGWRVAMSTAGNERGLTLRSPGRFLAAADRLAALWRTHGDPSDTALRDRVADAVIGARAYQLFTYANASRFLEGERIGPESSLNKVFWSELDIALHETALDLLGTEGESADTEWSEGYVFSLAGPIYAGTNEIQRDIVAERLLGLPKGRR encoded by the coding sequence ATGGATCTCACCCGCTCCCCCGCCGACGAGGCGTTCCGCGCCGAGGCCCGCGCCTGGCTCGTCGCCCATGTCCCGGCGGTTCCCCTGCCCTCCTTGGAGACCGCGGAGGGCTTCGCCGCGCACCGCGGGTGGGAGGCCGAACTGGCGGCGGACCGCTGGTCGGTGGTGTCCTGGCCGTCGGCGTACGGCGGCCGGGACGCGGACCTGATGCGCTGGCTGGCCTTCGAGGAGGAGTACCACGCTGCGGGCGCGCCCGGCCGGGTCGGGCAGAACGGCGTCAGCCTCCTCGCGCCGACCCTCTTCGACCACGGCACCCCCGAGCAGCGCGCGCGGGTGCTGCCGCCGATGGCGACGGGCGAGGTGGTCTGGGCGCAGGCGTGGTCCGAGCCCGAGGCCGGTTCGGACCTGGCCTCGCTGACCTCGCGGGCCGTGCGCGCGGACGGCGGCTGGCGGTTGAGCGGACAGAAGACCTGGTCGTCGCGGGCCGCGTTCGCCGACCGCGCGTTCGGCCTGTTCCGCAGCGAGCCGGGGCCGGCGAAGCCCCAACAGGGCCTGACGTATCTGATGTTCGACCTGCTCGCTCCGGGCGTCACGGTCCGGCCCATCGGGCGCCTGGACGGCAAGCCGGCCTTCGCGGAGCTGTTCCTGGACGAGGTCTTCGTCCCCGACGAGGACGTGATCGGGGAACCGGGGCAGGGCTGGCGCGTGGCGATGTCGACGGCGGGCAACGAACGCGGCCTGACGCTGCGTTCACCGGGCCGCTTCCTGGCCGCCGCGGACCGGCTTGCCGCGTTGTGGCGCACCCACGGCGACCCGTCCGACACGGCGCTGCGCGACAGGGTGGCCGACGCGGTGATCGGCGCTCGCGCCTACCAGTTGTTCACGTACGCCAATGCCTCCCGGTTCCTGGAAGGGGAGCGCATCGGGCCGGAGTCCAGCCTGAACAAGGTGTTCTGGTCGGAGCTGGACATCGCGCTGCACGAGACGGCGCTCGATCTGCTGGGCACCGAGGGCGAGTCGGCGGACACCGAGTGGTCCGAGGGGTATGTCTTCTCGCTCGCGGGCCCGATCTACGCGGGCACCAACGAGATCCAGCGCGACATCGTCGCCGAGCGGCTGCTCGGCCTTCCGAAGGGCCGCCGCTGA
- a CDS encoding glutamate synthase subunit beta encodes MADPKGFLNHGREVARSRPVEERLKDWNEVYVPGSLLPIISKQASRCMDCGIPFCHNGCPLGNLIPEWNDYAYREDWQAASERLHATNNFPEFTGRLCPAPCESACVLGINQPAVTIKNVEVSIIDKAWDTGDVAPQIPERLSGKTVAVIGSGPAGLAAAQQLTRAGHTVAVYERADRIGGLLRYGIPEFKMEKRHINRRIEQMRAEGTRFRTGIEIGRDLKATDLRKRYDAVVIAAGATTARDLPVPGRELSGIHQAMEYLPLANKVQEGDFVAPPITAEGKHVVVIGGGDTGADCVGTAHRQGAASVTQLEIMPRPGEERNPGQPWPTFPMLYKVTSAHEEGGERVYSVNTTHFEGDEDGNVQWLHLVEVEFTGGKLNQKPGTERKIPAQLVTLAMGFTGTDVENGVVSQFGLELDERGNIARDADFATNVPGVYVAGDAGRGQSLIVWAIAEGRSAARGVDRFLTGASDLPAPIRPTDRSLMV; translated from the coding sequence ATGGCTGATCCCAAGGGCTTTCTGAACCACGGCCGTGAGGTCGCCAGGTCCCGGCCGGTCGAGGAGCGCCTCAAGGACTGGAACGAGGTCTACGTTCCGGGCTCGCTGCTCCCGATCATCTCCAAGCAGGCCTCGCGCTGCATGGACTGCGGTATCCCGTTCTGCCACAACGGCTGTCCGCTGGGCAACCTGATCCCCGAGTGGAACGACTACGCGTACCGCGAGGACTGGCAGGCCGCGTCCGAGCGACTGCACGCCACGAACAACTTCCCGGAGTTCACGGGTCGGCTGTGCCCCGCTCCGTGCGAGTCGGCGTGTGTGCTCGGCATCAACCAGCCCGCCGTGACCATCAAGAACGTCGAGGTCTCGATCATCGACAAGGCGTGGGACACGGGCGACGTCGCCCCGCAGATCCCCGAGCGCCTGTCGGGCAAGACCGTCGCGGTCATCGGTTCCGGTCCCGCCGGTCTCGCCGCCGCCCAGCAGCTCACGCGGGCCGGTCACACGGTCGCGGTGTACGAGCGCGCCGACCGGATCGGCGGCCTGCTGCGCTACGGCATCCCCGAGTTCAAGATGGAGAAGCGGCACATCAACCGCCGCATCGAGCAGATGCGCGCGGAGGGCACCCGCTTCCGCACGGGCATCGAGATCGGCCGCGACCTCAAGGCGACGGACCTGCGCAAGCGGTACGACGCCGTGGTCATCGCCGCCGGTGCGACGACCGCCCGTGACCTCCCCGTCCCCGGGCGGGAGCTGAGCGGCATCCACCAGGCCATGGAGTACCTGCCGCTGGCCAACAAGGTGCAGGAGGGCGACTTCGTGGCGCCCCCGATCACCGCCGAGGGCAAGCACGTCGTGGTCATCGGCGGCGGCGACACGGGCGCGGACTGCGTGGGCACCGCCCACCGCCAGGGCGCGGCCTCGGTCACGCAGCTTGAGATCATGCCGCGGCCGGGCGAGGAGCGGAACCCGGGCCAGCCCTGGCCGACGTTCCCGATGCTCTACAAGGTCACCTCCGCGCACGAGGAGGGCGGTGAGCGGGTCTACTCCGTCAACACCACCCACTTCGAGGGCGACGAGGACGGCAACGTCCAGTGGCTGCACCTGGTCGAGGTAGAGTTCACCGGCGGCAAGCTGAACCAGAAGCCGGGCACGGAGCGCAAGATCCCCGCCCAGCTGGTGACGCTGGCGATGGGGTTCACCGGCACGGACGTGGAGAACGGTGTGGTCTCCCAGTTCGGTCTGGAGCTCGACGAGCGCGGCAACATCGCCCGCGACGCCGACTTCGCGACCAACGTTCCCGGCGTGTACGTCGCCGGTGACGCGGGCCGCGGCCAGTCCCTCATCGTCTGGGCCATCGCGGAGGGCCGCTCGGCCGCCCGCGGTGTCGACCGCTTCCTCACCGGAGCGAGCGACCTGCCGGCCCCGATCCGTCCGACGGACCGCTCGCTGATGGTCTGA
- a CDS encoding acyl-CoA dehydrogenase family protein gives MRFLLDTEQRAFATSLDAMLRSADTPSAVRAWAGGDHGPGRALWSRLADAGVFALAVPEGYEGVGPLPVELAVAFVELGRHAVPGPVVETVAAAVLLGELDASGEPGPAERLLPGLASGKGVATLVRAGGYALDADAATVLLAVDGDALRLAPGHGPVRASTDPARRLARPETGGELLAAGPLVTRAADRALAWARLATAAQALGVGLALLDRTVEYARRRTQFGVPIGSFQAVKHRLADAMIALEFVRPLLFGAALSMAPGDVAAAKVTAGEAGYAMARTALQLHGAIGYTAEYDLSLWFTRARALRTAWGTPAECRAEALAGLSGARPRS, from the coding sequence ATGCGCTTCCTCCTCGACACCGAGCAGCGCGCCTTCGCCACCTCCCTGGACGCGATGCTGAGGTCCGCGGACACGCCGTCGGCGGTACGGGCGTGGGCGGGCGGCGACCACGGTCCCGGCCGGGCGCTGTGGTCGCGGCTCGCCGACGCGGGGGTCTTCGCGCTGGCCGTCCCGGAGGGGTACGAGGGGGTGGGCCCGCTGCCCGTCGAACTGGCGGTCGCGTTCGTCGAGTTGGGGCGGCACGCGGTTCCGGGTCCGGTGGTGGAGACGGTCGCGGCGGCCGTTCTGCTGGGCGAGCTGGACGCGTCGGGCGAGCCGGGCCCGGCCGAGCGGCTGCTGCCGGGGCTGGCCTCGGGCAAGGGCGTCGCCACGCTCGTCCGGGCGGGCGGGTACGCGCTGGACGCGGACGCGGCGACGGTACTGCTCGCGGTGGACGGCGACGCTCTGCGGCTCGCGCCCGGCCACGGCCCCGTGCGCGCGTCCACGGACCCGGCCCGGCGGCTCGCCCGGCCGGAGACGGGCGGCGAACTCCTGGCCGCAGGACCGCTGGTCACCCGCGCCGCGGACCGGGCCCTGGCCTGGGCCCGGCTCGCCACCGCCGCCCAGGCCCTCGGGGTCGGCCTCGCGCTCCTCGACCGGACCGTCGAATACGCCAGGCGGCGCACGCAGTTCGGTGTTCCCATCGGCTCGTTCCAGGCGGTCAAGCACCGGCTCGCGGACGCCATGATCGCCCTGGAGTTCGTGCGCCCGCTGCTGTTCGGGGCCGCGCTGTCGATGGCACCGGGGGACGTGGCCGCCGCGAAGGTCACGGCGGGCGAGGCCGGGTACGCCATGGCCCGGACGGCGTTGCAGCTGCACGGCGCGATCGGTTACACGGCCGAGTACGACCTGTCGCTCTGGTTCACCAGGGCCCGTGCCCTGCGGACGGCCTGGGGCACCCCGGCCGAGTGCAGGGCCGAGGCGCTGGCCGGTCTCAGTGGTGCTCGTCCCCGCTCGTGA
- a CDS encoding type II toxin-antitoxin system RelE family toxin: MKYAFRFTVTAQRQLRDLDRTSAMRILTALTRLGDDPYREDADVKKLAGHEGLYRLRVGDFRVAYRIDNGRLIILVVKVGNRRDVYRSL, translated from the coding sequence ATGAAGTATGCATTCAGGTTCACCGTCACCGCCCAGCGACAGCTTCGCGATCTCGACCGGACCAGCGCCATGCGCATTCTCACCGCCCTGACGCGCCTGGGCGACGACCCTTACCGTGAAGATGCGGACGTCAAGAAGCTCGCGGGGCATGAGGGTCTGTACCGGCTGCGTGTCGGGGATTTCCGTGTCGCCTACCGGATCGACAACGGCCGGCTGATCATCCTTGTGGTCAAGGTCGGCAATCGTCGCGACGTGTACCGCTCTCTCTGA
- a CDS encoding TetR/AcrR family transcriptional regulator codes for MPTKKKPQVTATPERRRELLGTAAEVFAEQGYNATTVRKIADEAGMLAGSLYYHFDSKESMLEEILRTFLDELWDGYDTVLDAGLGPRETLEALVTESFREIDRHRAAVAIYQKEARHLAAQQRFAFLAESQRNFEKAWLSTLERGVDAQVFRADLDIRLTYRFVRDTVWVAASWYRPGGQHSPEEIARQYLSMVLDGISVREEP; via the coding sequence GTGCCTACCAAGAAGAAGCCCCAGGTGACCGCCACCCCGGAGCGCCGCCGCGAACTGCTCGGCACCGCCGCCGAGGTGTTCGCCGAACAGGGCTACAACGCCACCACCGTACGCAAGATCGCGGACGAGGCCGGGATGCTCGCGGGCAGTCTCTACTACCACTTCGACTCCAAGGAATCGATGCTGGAGGAGATCCTGCGGACCTTCCTCGACGAGCTCTGGGACGGCTACGACACCGTCCTGGACGCCGGACTCGGCCCCCGGGAAACCCTGGAGGCCCTGGTCACCGAGTCCTTCCGGGAGATCGACCGGCACCGAGCGGCCGTCGCGATCTACCAGAAGGAGGCCCGGCACCTCGCCGCACAGCAGCGCTTCGCCTTCCTCGCCGAATCCCAGCGCAACTTCGAGAAGGCGTGGCTGAGCACGCTGGAACGCGGAGTGGACGCCCAGGTCTTCCGCGCCGACCTCGACATCCGGCTCACCTACCGGTTCGTGCGCGACACCGTGTGGGTCGCCGCCTCCTGGTACCGGCCCGGCGGGCAGCACAGCCCGGAGGAGATCGCCCGGCAGTACCTGTCGATGGTGCTCGACGGCATCTCCGTCCGCGAGGAGCCGTAA
- a CDS encoding acetyl-CoA C-acetyltransferase, with amino-acid sequence MAEAYIVEAVRTPVGRRRGGLSAVHPADLGAHVLNALVERSGVDPAAVEDVVFGCLDTVGPQAGDIARTSWLAAGLPEEVPGVTVDRQCGSSQQAVHFAAQGVLSGTQDLVVAGGVQNMSQIPIAFASRRAAEPLGLTEGPFAGSEGWHARYGDRPVNQFHGAELIAAKWGISRRDQEEFALRSHQRAIRALDEGRFARESVAHGDVTADEGPRRDTTLEKMAALNPVVEGGTITAACSSQVSDGAAAMLLASERAVREHGLTPRARVHHLSVRGEDPIRMLSAPIPATAYALKKTGMSIGDLDLVEINEAFAPVVLAWLKETGADPEKVNVNGGAIALGHPLGATGVRLMTTLLHELERTGGRFGLQTMCEGGGQANVTIIERL; translated from the coding sequence ATGGCAGAGGCCTACATCGTCGAAGCGGTCCGCACGCCCGTCGGGCGGCGCCGGGGAGGACTGAGCGCCGTCCACCCGGCCGACCTCGGCGCGCACGTGCTCAACGCCCTGGTCGAACGGTCCGGCGTGGACCCGGCGGCCGTCGAGGACGTCGTCTTCGGCTGCCTGGACACGGTCGGGCCGCAGGCCGGGGACATCGCCCGCACGAGCTGGCTGGCGGCCGGGCTGCCGGAGGAGGTCCCGGGGGTCACCGTCGACCGGCAGTGCGGGTCCTCCCAGCAGGCCGTGCACTTCGCCGCCCAGGGCGTCCTGTCCGGCACGCAGGACCTGGTCGTCGCCGGCGGCGTGCAGAACATGAGCCAGATCCCCATCGCCTTCGCCTCCCGCCGGGCCGCCGAACCACTCGGCCTCACCGAGGGCCCCTTCGCGGGCAGCGAGGGCTGGCACGCCCGCTACGGCGACCGTCCCGTCAACCAGTTCCACGGCGCCGAACTCATCGCCGCCAAATGGGGCATCAGCCGCCGCGACCAGGAGGAGTTCGCCCTCCGCTCCCACCAGCGGGCGATCCGCGCCCTCGACGAGGGCCGCTTCGCCCGCGAGAGCGTCGCCCACGGCGACGTCACGGCCGACGAGGGTCCCCGCCGGGACACCACCCTGGAGAAGATGGCGGCCCTGAACCCGGTCGTCGAGGGCGGCACCATCACCGCCGCCTGCTCCTCCCAGGTCTCCGACGGCGCCGCCGCGATGCTGCTCGCCTCCGAGCGGGCGGTCCGCGAACACGGCCTGACCCCCCGCGCCCGCGTGCACCACCTCTCCGTGCGCGGCGAGGACCCCATCCGGATGCTCTCGGCCCCCATCCCGGCCACCGCGTACGCCCTGAAGAAGACCGGCATGTCCATCGGCGACCTCGATCTCGTCGAGATCAACGAGGCGTTCGCCCCCGTCGTCCTCGCCTGGCTCAAGGAGACCGGCGCCGACCCGGAGAAGGTCAACGTCAACGGCGGCGCGATCGCCCTCGGGCACCCGCTCGGCGCCACGGGCGTACGCCTCATGACGACCCTGCTGCACGAACTGGAGCGCACGGGCGGCCGCTTCGGCCTCCAGACGATGTGCGAGGGCGGCGGCCAGGCGAACGTGACGATCATCGAACGGCTCTGA
- a CDS encoding chitosanase has product MKRAGCLLIAVAPVLVTATVYLATPEHTATADAKNPASASRKAPAKESAEAGRKTDSEIVADAPPGLAAPDKKELAQEIVASAENSTLKWHEAYAYVEDIGDGQGYTAGIIGFCTGTHDLLTLVERYTEEHPDNGLARFLPALRKVDGTDSHEGLDPGFPAAWRHESGLAAFRAAQDHERDSVYFDPAVRLAKLDGLGTLGQFIYYDAMVMHGPGTSADGFYGLRERALREANPPSEGGDEKAYLDIFLDIRRAAMKSRNSWHDTTRIDTAQRRFLYDGNLDLHTPLWWKVYGETYHVP; this is encoded by the coding sequence ATGAAACGTGCGGGTTGTCTGTTGATCGCCGTCGCCCCCGTGCTGGTGACGGCGACGGTCTACCTCGCCACGCCCGAGCACACGGCCACCGCCGACGCCAAGAACCCGGCGTCCGCTTCGAGGAAGGCCCCCGCGAAGGAGTCGGCCGAGGCCGGGCGGAAGACCGACAGCGAGATCGTCGCCGACGCGCCGCCCGGTCTGGCCGCCCCGGACAAGAAGGAGCTGGCCCAGGAGATCGTGGCGAGTGCCGAGAACTCCACGCTGAAGTGGCACGAGGCGTACGCCTACGTCGAGGACATCGGTGACGGCCAGGGCTACACGGCGGGCATCATCGGCTTCTGCACCGGCACCCACGACCTGCTCACCCTGGTCGAGCGTTACACCGAGGAGCACCCGGACAACGGGCTCGCCCGCTTCCTCCCGGCCCTGCGCAAGGTCGACGGCACGGACTCCCACGAGGGACTGGACCCGGGCTTCCCCGCGGCCTGGCGCCACGAGTCCGGCCTCGCCGCGTTCCGCGCGGCCCAGGACCACGAACGCGACAGCGTCTACTTCGACCCCGCCGTCCGGCTCGCCAAGCTCGACGGGCTCGGCACGCTCGGCCAGTTCATCTACTACGACGCCATGGTGATGCACGGTCCCGGCACCAGCGCCGACGGCTTCTACGGTCTGCGCGAACGCGCCCTGCGCGAGGCGAACCCGCCGTCCGAGGGAGGCGACGAGAAGGCGTACCTCGACATCTTCCTGGACATCCGCCGCGCGGCCATGAAGTCCAGGAACTCCTGGCACGACACCACCCGCATCGACACGGCCCAGCGCCGGTTCCTCTACGACGGGAACCTCGACCTGCACACCCCGCTGTGGTGGAAGGTGTACGGCGAGACGTACCACGTGCCGTAG
- a CDS encoding rhomboid family intramembrane serine protease, which translates to MESESAVTTCYRHPKVESHVRCTRCDRYICPSCMREAAVGHQCVECVKEGARSVRRARTAFGGRISTVPAVTYALIGLNLLAYLAELLRSSVVDRFEMLGAGLVDGDGVHYFWDAAHSPEYHAEGLVDGEWYRLLTGAFLHLPPTEGTFGIAHIVMNMFALWNIGRTVEAQLGRVRYLALYLLSALGGSVLVLLIAPNEPTLGASGAIFGIGAAYYVMARRLGVDMRGVNRFMGGLLIWLLISAGLTSWQGHLGGLLAGGAVTAAFAYAPRGRWRAPVQAAVCVGLLAGLVVLAVLKVSALRTGAV; encoded by the coding sequence GTGGAGTCCGAGTCCGCCGTCACCACCTGTTACCGCCACCCCAAGGTGGAGTCGCATGTGCGCTGCACCCGCTGCGACCGCTACATATGCCCGAGCTGCATGCGCGAGGCGGCCGTCGGCCACCAGTGCGTGGAGTGCGTGAAGGAGGGCGCCAGGTCCGTCCGGCGGGCCCGCACGGCCTTCGGGGGCCGGATCTCCACGGTGCCGGCGGTGACGTACGCCCTCATCGGCCTCAATCTGCTGGCCTATCTGGCCGAGTTGCTGCGCTCGTCGGTGGTGGACCGGTTCGAGATGCTCGGCGCGGGTCTGGTGGACGGGGACGGGGTCCACTACTTCTGGGACGCCGCGCACTCCCCCGAGTACCACGCGGAGGGCCTGGTCGACGGGGAGTGGTACCGGCTGCTGACCGGCGCGTTCCTGCATCTGCCGCCCACCGAGGGCACCTTCGGGATCGCTCACATCGTGATGAACATGTTCGCGCTGTGGAACATCGGCCGGACCGTCGAGGCCCAGCTCGGCCGGGTCCGCTATCTGGCGCTGTATCTGCTGTCGGCGCTCGGCGGCTCGGTGCTCGTGCTGCTCATCGCACCGAACGAGCCCACGCTCGGCGCGTCGGGCGCGATCTTCGGCATCGGTGCCGCGTACTACGTGATGGCGCGCCGGCTCGGCGTGGACATGCGCGGCGTCAACCGCTTCATGGGCGGCCTGCTGATCTGGCTGCTGATCTCGGCGGGGCTCACGTCCTGGCAGGGCCACCTGGGGGGTCTGCTGGCGGGCGGTGCCGTGACGGCCGCCTTCGCGTACGCTCCCCGCGGCCGTTGGCGGGCACCGGTCCAGGCGGCGGTGTGCGTGGGGCTTCTCGCCGGTCTGGTGGTCCTCGCGGTGCTGAAGGTGTCGGCGCTGAGAACCGGCGCGGTGTAG
- a CDS encoding SDR family oxidoreductase: MSDVESPAYVSGHGLLKGRTAVITAAAGAGIGGATARRFLEEGARVLISDAHPRRLKETAESLAAEFGPGQVAALPCDVTAEDQVQALFDTAAALHGRLDVVVNNAGLGGTSPLVDMTDEQWSKVLDVTLNGTFRCTRAALRRLKERGEGGVVVNNASVVGWRAQSGQAHYAAAKAGVMALTRCAAIEAAAYGVRVNAVSPSLAMHPHLVKVTTPELLEELTAREAFGRYAEPWEVANVIVFLASGYSSYLTGEVVSVSSQHA; the protein is encoded by the coding sequence ATGAGCGACGTCGAGAGTCCGGCGTACGTGTCCGGGCACGGGCTGCTGAAGGGCCGCACCGCCGTCATCACCGCCGCGGCGGGCGCCGGCATCGGCGGGGCCACGGCACGCAGGTTCCTGGAGGAGGGCGCCCGCGTCCTGATCAGCGACGCGCACCCCCGCCGGCTCAAGGAGACCGCCGAGAGCCTGGCCGCCGAGTTCGGCCCCGGCCAGGTGGCCGCGCTGCCCTGCGACGTCACCGCCGAGGACCAGGTCCAGGCACTCTTCGACACCGCCGCCGCCCTCCACGGCCGACTGGACGTCGTCGTCAACAACGCGGGCCTCGGCGGAACCTCACCCCTGGTCGACATGACCGACGAGCAGTGGTCCAAGGTCCTCGACGTGACCCTGAACGGCACGTTCCGCTGCACCCGCGCGGCACTGCGCCGGCTCAAGGAGCGCGGCGAGGGCGGAGTCGTCGTCAACAACGCCTCCGTCGTCGGCTGGCGCGCCCAGTCCGGACAGGCCCACTACGCCGCCGCGAAGGCGGGCGTCATGGCGCTCACCCGCTGCGCCGCGATCGAGGCCGCCGCCTACGGGGTGCGCGTCAACGCCGTCTCGCCCAGCCTCGCCATGCACCCGCACCTGGTGAAGGTCACCACTCCCGAACTGCTGGAGGAACTCACCGCCCGCGAGGCCTTCGGCCGGTACGCCGAACCCTGGGAGGTGGCCAACGTGATCGTGTTCCTCGCCTCCGGCTACTCCTCGTATCTGACCGGCGAGGTCGTGTCCGTGAGCAGCCAGCACGCCTAG
- a CDS encoding type II toxin-antitoxin system Phd/YefM family antitoxin: MTETLSIREARARLAEILSNAEVGEVTVITRKGERVGAVVPIAVLDAVEEAADQMLAREAAAHLDEPTVSMADLLADLFSDDQGAA, translated from the coding sequence ATGACCGAGACGCTGAGCATCCGCGAGGCCCGTGCGCGACTGGCCGAGATCCTGAGTAACGCCGAGGTCGGCGAAGTCACGGTGATCACCCGCAAAGGCGAACGAGTCGGTGCCGTCGTGCCGATAGCGGTTCTGGACGCCGTCGAGGAGGCAGCCGACCAGATGCTCGCGCGAGAAGCAGCCGCGCATCTCGACGAGCCCACAGTCTCCATGGCCGACCTTCTGGCCGACCTGTTCAGTGATGACCAGGGCGCCGCATGA
- the qcrB gene encoding cytochrome bc1 complex cytochrome b subunit — protein MNGAPGTGTSQESGGTGTTRARRAAETGKGERLADWADGRLGVYSLAKANMRKVFPDHWSFMLGEVCLYSFLVLILTGVYLTLFFEPSGVEVVYHGSYVPLSGITMTRAYESTLHISFDVRGGLLIRQIHHWAALVFLAGMLVHMMRVFFTGAFRKPREVNWLFGWTLLMLGLITGLTGYSLPDDLLSGTGVRFAQGAILSIPVVGTYISFFLFGGEFPGHDIIPRFFPVHVLLLPGIMLGLVVAHLILVFHHKHTQYPGPGRDQKSVVGMPFMPVYMAKAGGFFFLVFGVLAIMGAIATVNPVWAFGPYRPDLVTTGAQPDWYLGFSEGLIRVMPGWEINAFGHTLQLGVFIPFSLFPLIMTAIAVYPFIEAWVTGDRREHHILDRPRNVPTRTALGVAWLTLYAVLLVGGGNDLWATHFHLSINAITWFVRVAVFAGPALAYVVTKRVCLGLQRADRDKVLHGRESGLIKMLPHGEYVEVHEPLTPAQRFTLTQHEQAPPYEVGPLVDANGVARRIGPARRLRARLARALYGPGTRIPKPTAEEYRELTSGDEHH, from the coding sequence GTGAACGGAGCTCCCGGGACCGGGACTTCACAGGAGTCCGGCGGTACGGGGACCACCCGGGCCCGCCGGGCGGCGGAGACCGGCAAGGGCGAGCGGCTCGCCGACTGGGCCGACGGACGGCTGGGCGTGTACTCGCTGGCCAAGGCCAATATGCGCAAGGTGTTTCCGGACCACTGGTCGTTCATGCTGGGCGAGGTCTGCCTCTACAGCTTCCTCGTCCTGATCCTCACCGGTGTCTATCTCACCCTGTTCTTCGAACCGAGCGGCGTCGAGGTCGTCTACCACGGCTCGTACGTCCCGCTGAGCGGCATCACCATGACGCGGGCGTACGAGTCCACGCTCCACATCAGCTTCGACGTGCGCGGCGGACTGCTGATCCGGCAGATCCACCACTGGGCGGCGCTCGTCTTCCTCGCCGGGATGCTCGTCCACATGATGCGGGTGTTCTTCACCGGCGCGTTCCGCAAGCCGCGCGAGGTCAACTGGCTGTTCGGCTGGACCCTGCTGATGCTCGGCCTCATCACCGGCCTGACCGGCTATTCGCTCCCCGACGACCTGCTCTCCGGCACCGGCGTCCGCTTCGCCCAGGGCGCCATCCTGTCGATCCCGGTCGTGGGGACGTACATCTCCTTCTTCCTGTTCGGCGGGGAGTTCCCGGGGCACGACATCATCCCGAGGTTCTTCCCCGTCCATGTGCTGCTGCTGCCGGGCATCATGCTGGGACTGGTCGTCGCCCATCTGATCCTGGTCTTCCACCACAAGCACACGCAGTACCCGGGGCCCGGACGCGACCAGAAGTCGGTCGTCGGCATGCCGTTCATGCCGGTCTACATGGCCAAGGCCGGCGGCTTCTTCTTCCTGGTCTTCGGGGTCCTGGCGATCATGGGGGCGATCGCCACCGTCAACCCCGTGTGGGCCTTCGGGCCCTACCGTCCCGACCTCGTGACCACCGGCGCCCAGCCCGACTGGTACCTCGGCTTCTCCGAAGGCCTGATCCGGGTGATGCCGGGATGGGAGATCAACGCCTTCGGCCACACACTCCAGTTGGGCGTCTTCATCCCGTTCTCGCTCTTCCCGCTCATCATGACCGCCATCGCGGTCTACCCGTTCATCGAGGCATGGGTCACCGGGGACCGGCGCGAGCACCACATCCTGGACCGGCCGCGCAACGTGCCCACCCGCACCGCGCTCGGCGTCGCCTGGCTGACGCTGTACGCCGTCCTGCTGGTCGGTGGCGGCAACGACCTGTGGGCCACCCATTTCCATCTGTCGATCAACGCGATCACCTGGTTCGTCCGCGTCGCCGTCTTCGCCGGACCCGCACTCGCCTACGTCGTCACGAAGCGGGTCTGTCTGGGGCTGCAACGCGCCGACCGGGACAAGGTGTTGCACGGCCGCGAGTCGGGTCTGATCAAGATGCTGCCGCACGGCGAGTACGTCGAGGTCCACGAACCCCTCACCCCGGCACAGCGGTTCACCCTCACCCAGCACGAACAGGCGCCGCCCTACGAGGTCGGCCCGCTCGTCGACGCGAACGGCGTGGCCCGCCGGATCGGCCCGGCCCGCAGGCTGCGCGCCCGGCTGGCCCGCGCCCTGTACGGGCCCGGCACCCGGATCCCGAAGCCGACAGCCGAGGAGTACCGGGAGCTCACGAGCGGGGACGAGCACCACTGA